The following coding sequences are from one Devosia neptuniae window:
- a CDS encoding pyridoxal phosphate-dependent aminotransferase has product MTDAPNDGLMPFHAMEILKRAKAIEASGRTVCHLEVGEPGAPPAPKVIEAVRRVLPDAHGYTNAKGLGELREGLTAYYAAQHSVSVDPDSIVCTMGSSAGFILAFHTAFRPGARIAITRPGYPAYVNTLLGLGFGIAEIPLHAGNGWRLTGADIAAAHAREPFEGLLFASPANPTGAAVDRAGLADIVATCKRLGVRLISDEIYHGLDYRGPSVSALELTRDAIIINSFSKYYCMTGWRIGWMVLPDELIRRAEILQQNLFISAPTLSQIAATAALGERDYSEQQKAGYAVNRALLDEGLHSLGFEIGSPSDGAFYAYAGIGRFSNDSMAFCESMLEDAGVAITPGIDFDRTDGAHFVRLSYAGKRESIELALDRMAKVLR; this is encoded by the coding sequence ATGACTGACGCGCCCAATGATGGCCTGATGCCTTTCCACGCCATGGAAATCCTCAAGCGCGCCAAGGCTATCGAGGCGTCCGGGCGCACGGTGTGCCATCTCGAAGTGGGCGAGCCCGGCGCGCCGCCGGCGCCCAAGGTGATCGAGGCGGTGCGCCGCGTGCTGCCCGACGCGCATGGCTATACCAATGCCAAGGGGCTGGGGGAGCTGCGCGAAGGGCTGACGGCCTATTATGCGGCGCAGCACAGCGTTTCGGTCGATCCCGATTCGATTGTCTGCACCATGGGATCGTCGGCCGGGTTCATCCTGGCGTTTCATACGGCATTCCGGCCTGGCGCCCGCATCGCCATCACGCGACCGGGCTATCCGGCCTATGTGAATACGCTGCTCGGGCTGGGCTTCGGCATCGCGGAAATCCCGCTGCATGCGGGCAATGGCTGGCGCCTGACCGGCGCGGACATTGCGGCGGCCCATGCGCGTGAGCCGTTCGAGGGGTTGCTCTTCGCCAGCCCCGCCAATCCCACCGGCGCGGCGGTCGATCGGGCAGGGCTAGCCGATATCGTGGCGACCTGCAAACGGCTTGGCGTGCGGCTGATCTCCGACGAAATCTACCATGGGCTGGATTATCGCGGCCCTTCGGTCAGTGCGCTTGAGCTGACGCGTGACGCCATCATCATCAACAGTTTTTCGAAATATTACTGCATGACCGGCTGGCGCATCGGCTGGATGGTGTTGCCGGATGAGCTGATCCGTCGGGCGGAAATCCTGCAGCAGAACCTCTTCATCTCGGCGCCGACGCTGAGCCAGATCGCGGCCACGGCGGCGTTGGGCGAGCGCGACTATTCGGAGCAGCAAAAGGCGGGCTATGCGGTCAACCGCGCGCTGCTGGATGAGGGGCTGCATAGTTTGGGCTTTGAGATCGGTAGCCCGTCCGACGGCGCGTTCTACGCCTATGCGGGGATTGGCCGGTTTTCCAACGATTCCATGGCGTTTTGCGAATCGATGCTGGAAGACGCCGGGGTCGCCATCACGCCCGGCATCGACTTCGACCGGACAGATGGCGCCCATTTCGTGCGGCTCTCCTATGCGGGCAAGCGCGAGTCTATCGAGCTGGCGCTTGACCGCATGGCTAAGGTTTTGCGGTAG
- a CDS encoding VOC family protein, with protein sequence MTTLNYILLAVADPLKSETFYSRLLDIQPVEKAPTFVLYVLPNGIKLGLWIKDEMEPKPLPAGGVEVTFTEPDRAAVSATYATWKQRGATIVQEPSNKDFGFTFAAKDPDGYILRVFARAENPR encoded by the coding sequence ATGACCACGTTGAATTACATCCTGCTTGCCGTCGCCGATCCGCTCAAGAGCGAAACATTCTATTCGCGCCTGCTCGACATCCAGCCGGTCGAGAAGGCCCCTACCTTCGTGCTCTATGTCCTTCCCAACGGCATCAAGCTGGGGCTGTGGATCAAGGACGAAATGGAGCCCAAGCCCCTGCCCGCCGGTGGCGTCGAAGTGACGTTCACCGAACCCGACAGGGCTGCCGTGAGCGCCACCTACGCGACCTGGAAGCAGCGCGGCGCCACGATCGTGCAGGAGCCGTCCAACAAGGATTTCGGCTTCACCTTCGCCGCCAAGGACCCGGACGGCTATATCCTGCGCGTCTTCGCCCGGGCGGAAAACCCGCGGTAG
- a CDS encoding helix-turn-helix transcriptional regulator — protein MSRAARLLDLLQALRNRSTPVSGQDLAAELGISIRTLYRDIATLQGQGADIQGEPGLGYVLRPGFTLPPLMFSADEIEALVLGSRWVAARSSDSRLSSSAQQALSKITSVLPADLRDRVEATTLLVPQGANADSIDAAEIRLAIRDERKITIGYRSLDEAVSRRTIWPFLIGFFEEARIVAGWCELRQDYRHFRVDRIETVERLPERYPKRRAVMLREWRALYTRKS, from the coding sequence ATGTCCCGCGCCGCCCGTCTTCTCGATCTACTGCAAGCCCTGCGCAACCGCTCAACGCCGGTCAGCGGGCAGGATCTGGCTGCCGAACTCGGCATTTCGATCCGCACGCTCTATCGCGACATCGCGACCCTGCAGGGCCAGGGCGCCGATATCCAAGGCGAGCCGGGCCTGGGCTATGTGCTGCGCCCCGGCTTCACCCTGCCGCCGTTGATGTTCAGCGCTGATGAAATCGAGGCTCTGGTGCTCGGCTCCCGCTGGGTAGCCGCCCGCTCGTCGGATAGCCGCCTCAGTAGCTCCGCCCAACAGGCGCTGAGCAAGATCACTTCGGTCCTGCCCGCCGACCTGCGCGATCGCGTCGAGGCCACCACTCTGCTGGTACCGCAGGGCGCCAATGCCGACAGCATCGATGCCGCCGAAATCCGCCTGGCTATCCGCGACGAGCGTAAGATCACCATCGGCTATCGCAGCCTCGACGAGGCGGTTTCCCGCCGCACGATCTGGCCCTTCCTGATCGGCTTTTTCGAGGAGGCTCGCATCGTCGCCGGCTGGTGCGAATTGCGGCAGGACTATCGGCACTTCCGTGTCGACCGGATCGAGACCGTCGAACGCCTCCCCGAGCGCTACCCCAAACGCCGGGCCGTCATGCTGCGCGAATGGCGCGCCCTCTACACCAGGAAAAGCTGA
- a CDS encoding Rne/Rng family ribonuclease, translating to MATKRMLVDAIHPEETRIVVTSGNRLEEFDFESATRRQLRGNIYLAKVTRVEPSLQAAFIEYGGNRHGFLAFSEIHPDYYQIPVADREALLREEHEEDDHHDEAADENISLPEGVTEPDAETDTQDMEGASHIEQAPANTEPVESIGGADALEEVPERRRQSQNRRHYKIQEVIKRRQVMLVQVVKEERGNKGAALTTYLSLAGRYSVLMPNTARGGGISRKITNAADRKRLKEITSDLEVPQGMGVILRTAGASRTKAEVKRDFEYLMRLWESVRELTLKSQAPCLVYEEGSLIKRTIRDLYNKDIDEVFVAGDDAYREAKDFMRMIMPSHAKNVQLYKEDQPLFSKYGIEAQLDSMFSPTVTLPSGGYIVINPTEALVSIDVNSGRSTKEHNIEDTALQTNLEAADEVARQLRLRDLAGLIVIDFIDMMENRSNRAVERKLKDCLKDDRARIQVGRISHFGLMEMSRQRIRFGVVESSTHKCPICDGTGLVRSTESLALMIMRHIEDHVLRRQGQSINVRVPIEVALYILNFKRDTLTALEIRNTLSITITADSKMTGHQFAIEKGEARVSAYADQRATEHVRVDSAVIDDSADDDIIEEEDEEQAEEAPAEAGERQAAENGEGRRRRRRRRRGGERGDEGGQRPPQQRAAQQPAIEADAEDSDDEGEEGEENTASASSDARADDEPRKRRRRGRRGGRRNRREGEEGIEGSEGSPATAGDAEPVEATSETVAEAAPAPEAASEPVAVEAEPAAEAPAEKPKRTRRTRKTAEVPAEMAVAEVTPVEAAPEETPVSDEKPKRKPRTRKPKAEAADAAPAEAAPVASVAQAAPAAAEPVAAPEAEAPKPRRAKKELPAEGIVVSSSAPKAEGDTPDEPEKKKVGWWQRRLGLG from the coding sequence ATGGCTACCAAGAGAATGCTGGTGGATGCCATCCACCCGGAAGAAACACGGATTGTCGTCACATCGGGTAACAGGCTCGAGGAATTCGACTTTGAATCGGCGACCCGCCGCCAGTTGCGGGGGAATATCTACCTCGCCAAGGTAACGCGCGTTGAGCCTTCGCTACAGGCCGCGTTCATCGAATATGGCGGCAATCGCCACGGTTTCCTCGCGTTCAGCGAAATCCACCCCGACTATTACCAGATCCCCGTTGCCGACCGCGAAGCCCTGCTGCGCGAAGAGCACGAGGAAGACGATCACCATGACGAGGCAGCCGACGAGAATATCTCGCTGCCCGAAGGCGTGACCGAGCCGGACGCCGAAACCGATACTCAGGACATGGAAGGCGCCAGCCATATCGAGCAGGCACCGGCCAATACCGAACCGGTCGAATCGATCGGCGGCGCGGATGCGCTTGAGGAAGTTCCCGAGCGCCGCCGCCAGAGCCAGAATCGCCGTCACTACAAGATCCAGGAAGTGATCAAGCGCCGCCAGGTGATGCTGGTGCAGGTGGTCAAGGAAGAGCGCGGCAACAAGGGCGCAGCTCTGACGACCTATCTGTCGCTCGCCGGCCGCTATTCGGTGCTGATGCCCAATACCGCCCGTGGCGGCGGCATTTCCCGTAAGATCACCAATGCTGCCGACCGCAAGCGCCTCAAGGAGATCACCAGCGATCTCGAGGTGCCGCAGGGCATGGGCGTCATTCTGCGCACGGCCGGTGCTTCGCGCACCAAGGCCGAGGTCAAGCGCGACTTCGAATATCTGATGCGCCTCTGGGAAAGCGTGCGCGAACTGACCCTCAAGAGCCAGGCCCCATGCCTGGTCTATGAGGAAGGCTCGCTGATCAAGCGCACCATTCGCGATCTCTACAACAAGGACATCGATGAAGTGTTCGTGGCAGGCGATGACGCCTATCGCGAAGCCAAGGACTTCATGCGGATGATCATGCCGAGCCACGCCAAAAACGTGCAGCTCTACAAGGAAGATCAGCCGCTGTTCTCCAAATACGGCATCGAAGCCCAGCTCGATTCCATGTTCTCCCCCACGGTCACCCTGCCCTCGGGCGGCTATATCGTGATCAATCCGACCGAGGCCCTGGTCTCGATCGACGTGAACTCGGGCCGCTCCACCAAGGAGCACAATATCGAGGACACCGCGCTCCAGACCAATCTGGAAGCGGCCGACGAAGTTGCGCGCCAGTTGCGGCTGCGCGATCTGGCCGGCCTCATCGTCATCGACTTCATCGACATGATGGAGAACCGCTCCAATCGGGCCGTCGAGCGCAAGCTCAAGGACTGCCTGAAGGACGACCGCGCCCGCATCCAGGTTGGCCGCATCAGCCATTTCGGCCTGATGGAAATGAGCCGGCAGCGTATCCGCTTCGGCGTGGTCGAAAGCTCCACCCATAAGTGCCCGATCTGCGATGGCACGGGTCTGGTGCGTTCCACCGAGTCGCTGGCGCTGATGATCATGCGCCATATCGAAGATCACGTGCTGCGCCGCCAGGGCCAGTCGATCAATGTACGCGTGCCGATCGAAGTCGCGCTCTATATCCTCAATTTCAAGCGCGACACGCTGACGGCACTGGAAATCCGCAACACGCTGTCGATCACCATCACGGCCGACAGCAAGATGACCGGGCACCAGTTCGCCATCGAAAAAGGCGAGGCCCGGGTCTCCGCCTATGCCGATCAGCGCGCCACCGAGCATGTCCGCGTCGATAGCGCCGTCATCGATGACAGCGCCGATGACGATATCATCGAGGAAGAAGACGAAGAACAGGCCGAAGAGGCACCAGCCGAAGCCGGCGAACGCCAGGCAGCCGAGAACGGCGAAGGCCGTCGTCGCCGTCGCCGCCGCCGTCGTGGTGGCGAGCGTGGTGATGAAGGTGGTCAGCGTCCGCCTCAGCAGCGTGCCGCCCAGCAGCCCGCTATCGAGGCCGATGCCGAAGATAGCGATGATGAAGGTGAAGAGGGCGAAGAGAATACCGCCTCCGCATCCTCGGATGCCCGTGCCGATGACGAGCCGCGCAAGCGCCGCCGTCGCGGTCGCCGTGGTGGCCGCCGCAATCGCCGCGAGGGCGAGGAAGGCATTGAGGGCAGCGAGGGTTCGCCCGCGACTGCCGGCGATGCCGAGCCGGTCGAAGCAACCAGCGAGACTGTGGCCGAGGCAGCACCTGCTCCCGAAGCTGCATCCGAGCCAGTCGCTGTAGAGGCAGAGCCTGCGGCCGAAGCGCCGGCCGAGAAGCCGAAGCGGACGCGCCGCACCCGCAAGACCGCCGAAGTGCCTGCCGAGATGGCGGTGGCGGAAGTCACCCCCGTTGAAGCGGCCCCGGAAGAAACGCCGGTAAGCGACGAGAAGCCCAAGCGGAAGCCCCGCACCCGCAAGCCCAAAGCTGAGGCGGCAGACGCCGCACCGGCCGAAGCCGCGCCAGTCGCGAGCGTGGCTCAAGCCGCGCCCGCTGCGGCCGAGCCGGTCGCTGCGCCTGAGGCCGAAGCGCCCAAGCCGCGCCGCGCCAAGAAGGAATTGCCGGCGGAAGGCATTGTTGTCTCCTCCAGCGCGCCAAAGGCCGAGGGTGATACGCCCGACGAGCCGGAAAAGAAGAAGGTCGGCTGGTGGCAGCGCCGGCTTGGTCTCGGCTAG
- a CDS encoding N-acetylmuramoyl-L-alanine amidase — MFKFLRSIKWPVTAMVLACAVLSAAARAQEATPLPALPNVMDVRVSDTPERARLIVDLAAKTEFALVSLDGPNRLAIDVRAATFSVPEPTGQPAGEGIVSGYEIEQAAPDRVRTILTLAQPAQVQQAYVLDAFEDQPARLVVDIIPATPEEFAANVTKDKAASTDIAAAPAQSTPAGGSELPIATRPLVVIDPGHGGIDSGAEAANGIKEKDIVLAFALKLQQLLVESGRVDVALTREDDTFLRLEERVALARRNKADLFISLHADSFQQPEIRGASVYTRDENATDVLDKVLADNENKTDVIAGFTMPQMAPEVVDILIDLMRREMRKQSYMAAQSIVHQLEPSVELRRFPVRQADFFVLQAPDVPSVLIELGFLSNATDMANLMQSDWQERTANALARGISTYFDSLKTDE; from the coding sequence TTGTTCAAATTTCTCCGCTCCATCAAATGGCCGGTGACCGCAATGGTGCTGGCTTGCGCTGTGCTTTCAGCCGCTGCAAGGGCCCAAGAGGCGACGCCGCTGCCGGCGCTGCCCAATGTGATGGACGTGCGAGTGTCCGACACGCCGGAGCGCGCGCGGCTGATCGTCGATCTGGCTGCCAAGACCGAGTTTGCGCTGGTATCGCTGGATGGGCCGAACCGATTGGCCATCGATGTGCGAGCCGCAACGTTTTCGGTACCCGAACCGACCGGCCAGCCGGCGGGCGAAGGGATTGTTTCGGGCTACGAGATCGAACAGGCGGCGCCGGACCGGGTCCGCACGATTCTGACGTTGGCTCAGCCGGCGCAGGTGCAGCAGGCTTATGTGCTGGACGCGTTCGAGGATCAGCCGGCGCGGCTGGTGGTGGATATTATTCCGGCGACGCCCGAGGAATTTGCCGCAAACGTCACCAAGGACAAGGCGGCCTCCACCGATATTGCCGCGGCCCCGGCGCAATCCACGCCAGCAGGTGGTTCTGAATTGCCGATCGCGACGCGCCCGCTGGTGGTGATCGATCCCGGTCATGGCGGCATTGATAGCGGTGCGGAAGCGGCCAACGGCATCAAGGAAAAAGATATCGTCCTCGCCTTTGCACTCAAGCTGCAGCAATTGCTCGTTGAGTCGGGGCGCGTGGACGTGGCTTTGACGCGCGAGGACGACACGTTCCTGCGGCTTGAGGAACGGGTGGCGCTGGCCCGCCGCAACAAGGCCGACCTGTTCATTTCGCTGCATGCCGACAGCTTCCAGCAGCCGGAAATCCGTGGCGCCAGCGTTTATACGCGGGACGAGAATGCGACCGATGTGCTCGACAAGGTGCTGGCGGACAATGAGAACAAGACCGACGTGATCGCCGGCTTCACCATGCCGCAAATGGCGCCGGAAGTGGTCGATATCCTGATCGACCTGATGCGGCGGGAAATGCGTAAGCAATCCTACATGGCCGCCCAGTCCATCGTGCATCAGCTCGAGCCCAGTGTGGAACTGCGCCGCTTTCCGGTGCGCCAGGCCGATTTCTTCGTGCTGCAGGCGCCCGACGTGCCCTCGGTGCTGATCGAGCTGGGCTTTCTGTCTAATGCCACGGATATGGCCAATCTGATGCAGAGCGACTGGCAGGAACGCACCGCCAATGCGCTGGCGCGGGGCATCTCGACTTATTTCGATAGCCTCAAGACCGACGAGTGA
- a CDS encoding penicillin-binding protein 1A, with product MLRLLGWFFGFGMFLALAAVAGGAVYLTTVSAELPDYTVLKDYQPPVTTRVHAADGTLLAEFARERRLFQPIETVPPLVINAFLSAEDKDFYRHGGIAVDGVFRAVRDNLMARMDGNSSIQGGGSSITQQVAKNFLLTSEQTWDRKIQEALLAIRIESTFSKDRILELYLNEIFLGLNSYGVAAAALNYFDKALYQLDLAEAAYIAALPKGPNNYHPFRRPQAAIERRNWVIDRMVENGYATPEEAALAKEEPLNVVPRAGGSQLYAAEYFTEEVRRELAKLYGEDQLYGGGLSVRTTLDPKLQGYARRALMDGLIAYDHGRGFREPVASIEIGEDWGLAVAKVKPLSDVPEWQLAVVLEMNGNEARIGLRPDSTVDGAIADDRVEGTLSGPEIKWVSKPLSSILKVGDVIYVSPIVGKAGIYTLEQVPEIEGALVAMDPRTGRVLAMVGGFSFAESEFNRATQALRQPGSSFKPIVYAAALDNGYTPASVVLDAPVEIRNSDGSIWRPENYAQQFYGPQTLRRGIERSRNVMTVRLAKDIGMPLVAEYAKMFGVYDSMQPVLAMALGAGETTDMRMTAAYATIANGGRKIVPTLIDRIQDRYGVTVYRHDQRTCEGCQAEAWNGQGEPRIIDNREQVLDPMTAYQITSMMEGVVQRGTGTAAKVLNRPVAGKTGTTNDYKDAWFVGFTPELAVGVYVGYDQPRSMGSSVTGGTFATPIFTEFMQKALAGTPATPFNVPPGMTTAWINPNSGVQAYNGEGGIEESFKPGTGPNLATSVIGLGVNAADAIQRQQEMQQQYGNGYMAQPSADSGRGGLF from the coding sequence ATGCTGCGTTTGCTCGGCTGGTTCTTTGGCTTTGGTATGTTTTTGGCACTGGCCGCTGTTGCCGGCGGTGCCGTCTACCTGACGACTGTCTCTGCCGAACTGCCGGATTATACGGTGCTCAAGGATTACCAGCCGCCGGTAACGACGCGCGTGCACGCCGCCGATGGCACATTGCTGGCCGAATTTGCCCGCGAACGGCGGCTGTTCCAGCCCATCGAAACCGTGCCGCCGCTGGTGATCAACGCGTTCCTGTCGGCCGAGGACAAGGACTTTTACCGCCATGGCGGCATTGCCGTGGACGGCGTGTTCCGTGCCGTGCGCGACAATCTCATGGCGCGGATGGATGGCAATTCCTCGATCCAGGGGGGCGGTTCGTCCATCACGCAACAGGTGGCCAAGAACTTCCTGCTGACCTCCGAGCAGACCTGGGACCGCAAAATCCAGGAAGCGCTGCTGGCCATCCGCATCGAGTCGACCTTTTCCAAGGATCGCATTCTCGAACTCTATCTCAACGAGATATTCCTGGGCCTCAATTCCTATGGCGTCGCAGCCGCGGCCCTGAACTATTTCGACAAGGCGCTGTACCAGCTCGACCTGGCCGAAGCCGCCTATATCGCAGCGCTTCCCAAGGGGCCGAACAATTACCACCCCTTCCGCCGCCCGCAGGCCGCCATCGAGCGCCGCAATTGGGTGATCGATCGCATGGTCGAGAATGGCTATGCGACGCCGGAAGAAGCCGCGCTTGCCAAGGAAGAGCCACTCAATGTCGTGCCGCGCGCCGGTGGCAGCCAGCTCTATGCGGCGGAGTATTTCACCGAGGAAGTGCGGCGCGAACTGGCCAAGCTTTACGGCGAAGACCAGCTCTACGGCGGGGGGCTTTCGGTGCGCACGACGCTCGACCCCAAGCTGCAGGGCTATGCGCGCCGGGCCCTGATGGATGGGCTGATTGCCTATGATCACGGCCGGGGATTCCGCGAACCGGTCGCCAGTATCGAGATCGGCGAGGATTGGGGCCTTGCTGTCGCCAAGGTCAAGCCGCTCAGCGATGTGCCGGAATGGCAGCTGGCGGTGGTATTGGAAATGAACGGCAACGAGGCCCGGATCGGCTTGCGGCCCGATTCGACGGTGGACGGCGCCATTGCCGACGATCGGGTGGAAGGCACGCTGTCCGGCCCTGAAATCAAGTGGGTTTCCAAGCCGCTATCGAGCATTCTCAAGGTGGGGGATGTGATCTATGTCTCGCCCATAGTCGGCAAGGCTGGCATTTACACGCTGGAGCAGGTGCCCGAGATCGAAGGCGCATTGGTGGCCATGGATCCGCGCACCGGGCGCGTGCTGGCCATGGTGGGCGGCTTCTCCTTTGCCGAATCCGAATTCAATCGCGCCACGCAGGCGCTGCGCCAGCCGGGCTCCTCGTTCAAGCCAATCGTCTATGCTGCCGCGCTCGACAATGGCTATACGCCGGCCTCCGTAGTGCTCGACGCGCCGGTGGAAATCCGCAACTCGGACGGCTCGATCTGGCGGCCAGAAAACTACGCGCAGCAATTTTATGGTCCGCAAACCCTGCGGCGCGGCATCGAGCGCAGCCGCAACGTCATGACGGTGCGGCTGGCCAAGGATATCGGCATGCCGCTGGTGGCCGAATATGCCAAGATGTTTGGGGTCTATGACAGTATGCAGCCGGTGCTCGCCATGGCCCTCGGCGCCGGTGAAACCACCGATATGCGGATGACGGCGGCCTATGCGACCATCGCCAATGGCGGACGCAAGATCGTGCCGACGCTGATCGACCGGATTCAGGATCGCTATGGCGTGACGGTCTATCGCCACGACCAGCGCACTTGCGAGGGCTGCCAGGCGGAAGCTTGGAATGGGCAGGGCGAGCCGCGCATCATCGACAATCGCGAGCAGGTGCTCGATCCGATGACGGCCTACCAGATCACTTCGATGATGGAAGGCGTGGTGCAACGCGGCACCGGCACTGCCGCCAAGGTGCTCAACCGCCCGGTGGCCGGCAAGACCGGCACGACCAACGACTACAAGGATGCCTGGTTTGTCGGCTTTACGCCAGAGCTCGCCGTGGGCGTCTATGTCGGATATGACCAGCCGCGCTCCATGGGCTCTTCGGTGACCGGCGGCACGTTTGCCACGCCTATCTTTACCGAGTTCATGCAGAAGGCGCTGGCCGGCACGCCCGCCACCCCGTTCAACGTGCCTCCCGGCATGACGACAGCCTGGATCAATCCTAATTCGGGCGTGCAGGCCTATAATGGCGAAGGTGGCATCGAAGAATCCTTCAAGCCCGGTACCGGGCCGAACCTCGCGACCTCGGTGATTGGCCTGGGCGTCAATGCGGCCGATGCCATCCAGCGCCAGCAGGAGATGCAGCAGCAATATGGCAATGGCTATATGGCCCAGCCAAGTGCCGATTCCGGTCGCGGCGGCCTGTTCTAA
- a CDS encoding peptide deformylase, whose protein sequence is MDDSMLKAGDRLLAAAREAQAYGLAAAHLGENEPLAVMSMASDPAQRDYRLLYNPEIVAVAEETASGPEGSVSMPGIEVVVQRPVWAEIAYDDADGIRQRERLEGFVARVALHEIEQVNGIFFLSRVSRLKRDAALRKFDKSRRA, encoded by the coding sequence GTGGACGACTCGATGCTGAAAGCAGGGGACCGGCTGCTGGCGGCGGCCAGGGAGGCGCAGGCCTATGGGCTGGCGGCGGCCCATCTCGGCGAGAATGAACCGCTGGCCGTCATGTCTATGGCGAGCGATCCAGCGCAGCGTGATTATCGGCTGTTGTACAACCCCGAGATCGTGGCGGTCGCTGAGGAAACAGCGAGTGGGCCGGAGGGATCGGTATCCATGCCGGGCATCGAAGTGGTCGTACAGCGGCCAGTCTGGGCCGAAATCGCCTATGATGATGCCGATGGTATCCGGCAGCGTGAGCGGCTCGAAGGCTTTGTGGCGCGAGTTGCGTTGCACGAGATCGAGCAGGTCAACGGCATCTTCTTTTTGAGCCGCGTATCGCGGCTGAAGCGCGATGCGGCTTTGCGCAAATTCGACAAGAGCCGGCGGGCATAA
- the prfB gene encoding peptide chain release factor 2 (programmed frameshift), producing MRTEIEKTVAEIEQVLTLLRRHLDWDTAEVRLDALNAQTESPDFWNDPEKARAAMRERDELDVAVKAVRELEAGIRDNTELIEMGEAEGDADIVKDAEDALIELKQTARRRQIETLLSGEVDANDCYVEIHSGAGGTESQDWANMLLRMYTRWAERRKMKVEVMEMHDGEEAGIKSATILVKGHNAYGWLKTESGVHRLVRISPYDSAARRHTSFSSCWVYPVVDDSIDIEIRESDLKIDTYRASGAGGQHVNTTDSAIRITHVPSGIIVACQQERSQHKNRATAMAMLKSRLYEAELQKREEAANAQAASKTDIGWGHQIRSYVLQPYQMVKDMRTGVESGQPSVVLDGDLDEFMEAALAQRVGVATDVAEAE from the exons ATGCGTACGGAAATCGAAAAGACCGTCGCCGAAATCGAGCAGGTTCTGACCCTGCTGAGGAGGCATCTT GACTGGGATACTGCAGAAGTCCGTCTCGACGCGCTGAACGCGCAAACCGAATCTCCCGATTTCTGGAACGATCCGGAAAAGGCCCGCGCTGCCATGCGCGAGCGCGACGAACTCGATGTGGCCGTCAAGGCGGTGCGCGAGCTTGAGGCCGGTATTCGCGACAATACCGAGCTGATCGAAATGGGCGAAGCCGAGGGCGACGCCGATATTGTCAAGGACGCCGAAGACGCGCTGATCGAGCTCAAGCAGACGGCCCGCCGTCGCCAGATCGAGACGCTGCTATCGGGCGAAGTCGACGCCAATGACTGCTATGTCGAAATCCATTCGGGCGCCGGCGGCACTGAAAGCCAGGATTGGGCCAACATGCTGCTGCGCATGTATACCCGCTGGGCCGAACGCCGGAAGATGAAGGTCGAGGTCATGGAAATGCATGACGGCGAAGAAGCCGGCATCAAATCCGCGACCATTCTGGTCAAGGGCCACAATGCCTATGGCTGGCTCAAGACCGAGAGCGGCGTGCATCGCCTGGTGCGTATCAGCCCCTATGACTCGGCCGCGCGGCGGCATACCAGCTTTTCGAGCTGCTGGGTCTATCCGGTGGTCGATGATTCAATCGACATCGAAATCCGCGAGTCCGACCTCAAGATCGACACCTATCGCGCCTCCGGCGCCGGTGGGCAGCACGTTAACACCACCGACTCGGCGATCCGCATCACGCACGTGCCCTCGGGCATTATCGTGGCCTGCCAGCAGGAACGCAGCCAGCACAAGAACCGTGCGACGGCCATGGCCATGCTGAAATCGCGTCTCTATGAGGCCGAATTGCAGAAGCGCGAAGAAGCGGCCAACGCCCAGGCGGCCAGCAAGACCGATATCGGCTGGGGCCACCAGATCCGTTCCTACGTGCTGCAGCCCTACCAGATGGTCAAGGACATGCGGACCGGGGTTGAAAGCGGCCAGCCCTCGGTCGTGCTGGATGGCGACCTCGACGAGTTCATGGAAGCCGCATTGGCGCAGCGCGTCGGTGTCGCAACGGACGTGGCGGAAGCCGAATAG